A genomic stretch from Anabrus simplex isolate iqAnaSimp1 chromosome 2, ASM4041472v1, whole genome shotgun sequence includes:
- the LOC137498418 gene encoding piggyBac transposable element-derived protein 4-like codes for MDNYYNSPELARALKQHHSTDCVGTLKLNRKNVPKEVKEKKLKKGEIIARHSGPVTVLKWCDKKNVTFLSTYHNEETRPVTKRGKETVKPLCAIDYNYGMGGVDLKDQLLHMFLVERKRTTKWYIKLFKRLLNATVLNSLIIFRQATGTSIEQLSYRIQLVEGLFTNYARTGGERNIQGRRASDNTVPRLQERHFIRKLAPKSEKSKPQRRCVVCSKHGKKKTSVYCCQECDVGLCLEECFELYHTKLNY; via the coding sequence ATGGACAATTACTACAATAGTCCAGAATTAGCGAGGGCTCTAAAACAACATCATTCAACAGACTGTGTTGGGACACTGAAACTGAACAGAAAAAACGTTCCcaaggaagtaaaagaaaaaaaacttaaGAAGGGGGAAATAATAGCTAGGCATTCTGGGCCCGTCACTGTGCTAAAATGGTGTGACAAAAAAAATGTTACGTTCTTGTCCACATACCACAATGAAGAAACAAGACCTGTTACTAAGAGGGGGAAAGAAACAGTAAAGCCTTTATGCGCGATAGATTACAACTATGGCATGGGGGGCGTTGATCTCAAGGACCAGTTACTACATATGTTTTTAGTCGAAAGAAAGAGAACAACTAAATGGTATATAAAGCTGTTCAAAAGACTATTGAATGCAAccgtcctaaattctctaataatattcagacaagccaCAGGGACaagcattgagcagttatcttatcggatTCAGCtggtggaaggtttgtttacaaattaCGCTCGCACGGGCGGGGAGCGAaacattcaaggccggcgcgcatcagataatacagttccaaggttgcaagaaagacattttatcaggaaattagcaccaaaaagtgagaaatccaaacctcagagacgttgtgtcgtgtgttcaaaacacggcaaaaagaagacgtcagtgtactgctgccaggagtgtgacgtgggtctctgtctcgaagagtgcttcgaactctatcacacgaaactaaattactaa